Genomic window (Spirochaetaceae bacterium):
CGCGCACGGAGAGCCACCGTCGGCTCAATCCGCGCGCCGATCGTGGTGGCGGCCACCGCCGACCCCGGCAAGTTCCCGGAGACCGTGCAGCGCGCCACCGGCGTCTCACCCCCCATCCCGGCGCCCCTGCAGGCGTTGCTCGACCGCCCCAAGCAGGCCACCCCGCTGGCGCCCGGCTTCCCGGCCCTGCGCGCCTTCATCCTCGCCCGAACCGCCGCCGGCAGCCGGTAGCGCTTCCGCAGCCGTCCGATGGACTCCCAGGCGTCGCCCGACCACGCCGCCGCCACTGGCGACAGCCCCGGCCGCACCATCTTCGTGGGCGACATCCATGGCTGCCGCGCCGAGTTCGAAGAGCTGCTCAACGCGGTCGAGTTCGCCCCCGGCCGCGACCGCCTGCTGCTCACCGGCGACGCCTTCACCCGCGGACCCGACCCGCTCGGCGTGTGGCGGCTGATCCGGGCCACCCGCCCCGAGATGGTGCTCGGCAACCACGAGACCTGGCTGCTGCCGCAACTGCGTGCCATCGCCGCCGGCGGCCCCCCGGATACCCTGAAACAGACCCGCGGCGACCGGCTGCACGACCTGGTGCCGCACGTCGCCGACTTGCTGCCGTGGCTGGAGGCCCTGCCGCTGGCCATCGACGAGCCGCAATTCCTGCTCGTGCACGCCGGCATCAACCCCGAAACCGGCCTCGCCGGCAGCACCCCCGACGAACTGGTATACATCCGCACCTGGCCGCCCACCGGCGGCATCGTAGGCCCGCGCTGGCACGACCACATCGACCCGGGCGGCAAGCCGATCGTCTTCGGCCACGACGCCCCCGCCGGCCTGGTGATCAAACGCCCACCGGGCGCCGCCCCCGACGCCCGCCCCTACCTCGTCGGCCTCGACAGCGCCTGCGTCTTCGGCGGCCACCTCACCGCCTACCTCCTCGAAGAAGACCGCATCCTCCAAGTCCCCGCCCGCCGCCGCTGGTTCCACCAAGCCCCACCATGATGCGTGCCGCGTGCACGGAGAAACAGTGCCGCGCGCGGCAGGCTTACTGGTCGAGCAGTTCAGCAGTTCGTCCGGGACCGGGGGTCCCAGATCGGTCGGTTGCCCTCGAAGTGGCGGTAGTACGACCTCCCGCCTGTCAGCAGCGCCACGATTGATGGGATAAGCGTGATTCTGCGTCGAGCTGATTGAGGGAAGGGAAAAGAACCCCCTCGCGGAGCTTGACCAACAAGCCCGTGAGGGAGTGTGGTCTCCTTGTTAATCCAACAGCAAGGAGAGCATCAGTTACACAGACTGCTGGGAGATACCAGCTTTCATCGTCTGTACGGGGAAACCTATGGGCAACCGCGGAGCCGCGGAGCATTAAGAGTAGGGGGTCTATCCCCGCGTGTTACGGGGAAACCTACGAGCCGGAGCCGGTCAACCAAGCGCCGCAGGGTCTATCCCCGCGTGTACGGGGAAACCCAACGCCATTTGAAACAGACTCTATCCCAACAAGGTCTATCCCCGCGTGTACGGGGAAACCGCCGACGCCCGCCAGCTTGACGCCTACCGCTTCGGTCTTATCCCCGCGTGTACGGGGAAACCAGCAACGGCTCGATCATCGTGGACGGCACGCAGGGTCTATCCCCGCGTGTACGGGGAAACCGGGCACGAAATAATGCTCGACGAATATCTCACAGGTCTATCCCCGCGTGTACGGGGAAACCGCCGTGTCGCTCCACGCGCCGTTGCCCTCGCCGGGTCTATCCCCGCGTGTACGGGGAAACCTGCACCTCGCCGGCGAAGCGGGCGCCGATGCGGGGTCTATCCCCGCGTGTACGGGGAAACCTAGCGTTGCAGCTCCCATCGGGTAGGTATATCAGGTCTATCCCCGCGTGTACGGGGAAACCAGGATAAGGATAACAACTTTGTCCATGGGTCTATCCCCGCGTGTACGGGGAAACCAGTTGCCTTGCAGCAGACTCCGAAAGGCGCGTCGGTCTATCCCCGCGTGTACGGGGAAACCAGTTGCCTTGCAGCAGACTCCGAAAGGCGCGTCGGTCTATCCCCGCGTGTACGGGGAAACCGACGACTGGCTGCTCTCGCTGTGCTGACGGGCGGGTCTATCCCCGCGTGTACGGGGAAACCATCCGGTCGAGCTCCCGCAGCAACGCCCCGCGGGGTCTATCCCCGCGTGTACGGGGAAACCGCGCCCTGCACCAGTGGGCGGCGCTCGACCCGGGGTCTATCCCCGCGTGTACGGGGAAACCGGCCCACATGCACAGAGTGTGCCGACCAGCACGGGTCTATCCCCGCGTGTACGGGGAAACCTTGCCGGGCGCCGTCGACCAGCTCAAAAGCGCGGGTCTATCCCCGCGTGTACGGGGAAACCAAGGTCCAGGCCGCTGAACTCGTGCACAAGAGGGGTCTATCCCCGCGTGTACGGGGAAACCGGGGACGATGACGATGTTCTCGATCTCTCCGAGGGTCTATCCCCGCGTGTACGGGGAAACCACGACCGCGTTTCCGATCCGGGTGCAGCAGCCGGGTCTATCCCCGCGTGTACGGGGAAACCGGCGGCGCGACCACCGGCGCTGCAGACCTGTCGGGTCTATCCCCGCGTGTACGGGGAAACCTCGCGGCACCGTGGGCACAGCGGATCATCCGCGGGTCTATCCCCGCGTGTACGGGGAAACCGCCTCCAGACGGATCAACCGGGAATCCGAAGTGGGTCTATCCCCGCGTGTACGGGGAAACCACACCACGTCCGTCCGGTAACGCTATAGCATGGGGTCTATCCCCGCGTGTACGGGGAAACCGGCGGAATAGTCACCCGACCGACCATCGGGTTGGGTCTATCCCCGCGTGTACGGGGAAACCGCGGGCCTGACCGGCCCTCTCCTCCTCCGACCAGGTCTATCCCCGCGTGTACGGGGAAACCAACGCGCCGCGGCGCGAATAAGCGGATAGCTGCGGTCTATCCCCGCGTGTACGGGGAAACCTGCACCGTCGTCAGCCGCGCGACCGGCACCGAGGGTCTATCCCCGCGTGTACGGGGAAACCGAGTCGCCACTGGGCTATGCGTTCAAGTCCACGGGTCTATCCCCGCGTGTACGGGGAAACCAACTGCCCGCTGAACGCAGACCTACCGAAGCGGGGTCTATCCCCGCGTGTACGGGGAAACCCACTCAAACCGGTGGAAGGCAGTATGCGCAGAAGGTCTATCCCCGCGTGTACGGGGAAACCTCCAGGTGTTGAGATTCTTGATGATTACCGACGGGTCTATCCCCGCGTGTACGGGGAAACCACCGTCTACTGGTCGCCGAGCGCGGCGGCGTGGGGTCTATCCCCGCGTGTACGGGGAAACCAACTTGGCGTCGTC
Coding sequences:
- a CDS encoding metallophosphoesterase, with the protein product MDSQASPDHAAATGDSPGRTIFVGDIHGCRAEFEELLNAVEFAPGRDRLLLTGDAFTRGPDPLGVWRLIRATRPEMVLGNHETWLLPQLRAIAAGGPPDTLKQTRGDRLHDLVPHVADLLPWLEALPLAIDEPQFLLVHAGINPETGLAGSTPDELVYIRTWPPTGGIVGPRWHDHIDPGGKPIVFGHDAPAGLVIKRPPGAAPDARPYLVGLDSACVFGGHLTAYLLEEDRILQVPARRRWFHQAPP